The following are encoded together in the Drosophila sechellia strain sech25 chromosome 3R, ASM438219v1, whole genome shotgun sequence genome:
- the LOC6613721 gene encoding serine/threonine-protein kinase greatwall isoform X2 encodes MENADATSQSDVHIDYKTPKKTHSLIDSEQLLDKINILTTKPENHSQNAKLPTIKDFVIIKPISRGAFGKVFLGYKNNDSKRLFAIKVMRKSEMINKNMVSQVITERNALALSRSQFCVSLFYSLQSLSYVYLVMEYMVGGDLKSLLAMFGYFDEPTARFYVAEMVMALQYLHQHGIVHRDIKPDNMLLSSSGHVKLTDFGLSKIDMRRDLEISDLINCSPNLNARTPGQLLSLTSHLSFGSEKKLHDFGSVSSGQNNGMGSVATGTSHLLQAINKHSLIMELSDSEGDTSLNDAEKTSDSKISGVSPFFSAEEANESITHTCTTNVNPQDSSSSCSFHTCNSADLSKCSPPLESKDGAAAGNAIPSKRRVEFVLDAAPCQRNRISKGQEDSGVSSRKGDDYSSCHLNLNSESTASSIEKNADNLSQSKEDFSCSDYSRSYNVTNGNEMSGINMNSPFRNLSKHFKRPDFLRGMKRKINLVNRSDNMSSMDTDGCSSSNGSTNTGLTQEIEILNIGSSTPKKRKARSSPIRGVLKVRSLSDDEMPINHLLGPEANVANVVFSTPVSSQKLPRRDGGLLGKLKATRFALPLSIENKKREHATADKMSAIQYHLKLSDDPTMSPINHGAGNLPKTPKNVNINTPFRTPKSVRRGARVSNERILGTPDYLAPELLLKQGHGPAVDWWALGVCFYEFMTGIPPFNDETPQKVFDNILNKNIEWPEGDEALSVESMEAVELLLTMDPNERPAAKEVQQMRHFACIDWENIGNTEPPFVPTPDNPTDTGYFDARNNLQHLQLSNFALED; translated from the exons ATGGAAAACGCCGATGCGACTTCGCAATCGGATGTCCACATCGACTACAAAACCCCCAAAAAGACCCACTCGCTGATCGACAGTGAGCAGTTGCTGGACAAGATCAATATCCTCACCACCAAGCCGGAGAATCACTCCCAGAATGCCAAG CTTCCCACTATCAAGGATTTTGTCATCATTAAGCCAATCAGCCGCGGCGCCTTCGGAAAAGTCTTCCTTGGCTACAAGAACAACGACTCGAAGCGGCTGTTCGCCATCAAGGTGATGCGCAAGTCGGAGATGATCAACAAGAACATGGTGTCCCAGGTGATCACGGAGCGGAATGCCCTGGCCCTCTCCCGCTCCCAGTTCTGTGTCAGTCTCTTCTACTCCCTGCAATCGCTCTCTTACGTCTATTTGGTGATGGAGTACATGGTGGGCGGGGATCTCAAGTCACTGCTGGCCATGTTTGGGTATTTTGACGAGCCCACGGCCCGGTTCTACGTGGCCGAGATGGTAATGGCGCTGCAGTATCTGCATCAACACGGAATTGTCCACAGAGACATCAAGCCGGACAACATGTTGCTCTCCTCCAGTGGCCATGTGAAGCTCACGGATTTTGGGTTGAGCAAGATCGATATGCGAAGAGATCTGGAAATATCAGACCTTATAAACTGCTCACCGAATTTAAACGCCCGCACGCCTGGCCAGCTTTTGTCGCTTACCTCGCACCTGTCTTTTGGATCAGAGAAGAAACTGCATGACTTCGGTTCTGTTTCAAGTGGACAAAACAACGGAATGGGCTCGGTGGCCACGGGGACATCCCACTTGCTGCAGGCCATCAACAAGCATAGTCTGATAATGGAGCTGTCGGATAGCGAGGGCGACACCTCACTCAATGATGCAGAGAAGACGAGCGATAGCAAGATATCTGGGGTTTCCCCCTTCTTTTCTGCCGAGGAGGCCAATGAATCGATTACTCATACCTGCACTACCAACGTAAAT CCCCAGGATAGCAGCTCGTCTTGTTCGTTTCACACTTGTAACTCGGCTGATCTGAGCAAGTGCTCACCACCACTGGAGTCTAAGGACGGTGCTGCTGCGGGCAATGCGATCCCCAGCAAGCGACGCGTGGAATTCGTCTTGGATGCGGCACCCTGTCAG CGAAATCGCATTTCAAAGGGGCAGGAGGATTCAGGGGTGTCCAGTCGCAAGGGCGACGACTATTCCAGCTGCCACTTGAATCTGAATAGCGAGAGCACGGCTTCGTCGATTGAGAAGAATGCGGACAACCTAAGCCAGTCCAAGGAGGACTTTAGCTGTTCGGATTACTCGCGCAGTTACAACGTGACCAACGGCAACGAGATGAGTGGCATCAACATGAACTCCCCGTTTCGCAATCTGTCCAAGCACTTTAAGCGCCCCGACTTCCTGCGCGGCATGAAGCGAAAGATCAATCTGGTCAATCGTTCCGACAACATGTCCAGCATGGATACCGATGGCTGCAGTTCGAGCAATGGAAGTACCAACACCGGACTAACGCAGGAAATCGAAATCCTCAATATTGGCAGCAGCACGCCCAAGAAGCGCAAGGCCCGTTCCTCGCCCATCCGGGGTGTGCTAAAGGTGCGCTCTTTATCGGATGACGAAATGCCCATAAATCATCTGCTTGGTCCGGAAGCAAATGTGGCCAATGTGGTCTTCTCTACGCCCGTATCTTCTCAGAAGTTGCCACGTCGGGATGGGGGTCTTCTTGGAAAGCTCAAGGCCACTCGGTTCGCTCTTCCCCTGTCCATTGAGAACAAGAAACGGGAGCATGCGACTGCCGATAAGATGTCAGCCATTCAGTACCATCTGAAACTGTCCGATGATCCCACGATGTCGCCTATCAATCATGGTGCCGGCAATCTACCAAAAACGCCGAAAAACGTTAACATCAATACACCATTCCGGACACCGAAGTCAGTGCGTCGCGGGGCTCGCGTGTCTAATGAGCGCATTTTGGGCACACCCGATTACCTGGCGCCGGAGCTACTGCTGAAGCAAGGTCACGGTCCGGCCGTCGACTGGTGGGCTCTGGGCGTCTGTTTCTACGAGTTCATGACCGGCATTCCACCCTTTAACGACGAGACACCTCAGAAAGTATTTGACAACATTCTGAATAAGA ACATCGAATGGCCAGAAGGTGATGAGGCATTGTCCGTCGAATCCATGGAGGCTGTGGAACTGCTCCTGACCATGGATCCCAATGAGCGACCGGCCGCAAAGGAAGTGCAGCAAATGCGTCACTTTGCCTGCATCGACTGGGAGAACATTGGCAATACCGAGCCGCCATTTGTCCCGACACCAGACAATCCCACTGATACGGGATATTTCGATGCGCGCAACAATCTTCAGCACCTGCAGCTGTCCAACTTTGCCCTAGAAGACTGA
- the LOC6613721 gene encoding serine/threonine-protein kinase greatwall isoform X1, translating into MENADATSQSDVHIDYKTPKKTHSLIDSEQLLDKINILTTKPENHSQNAKLPTIKDFVIIKPISRGAFGKVFLGYKNNDSKRLFAIKVMRKSEMINKNMVSQVITERNALALSRSQFCVSLFYSLQSLSYVYLVMEYMVGGDLKSLLAMFGYFDEPTARFYVAEMVMALQYLHQHGIVHRDIKPDNMLLSSSGHVKLTDFGLSKIDMRRDLEISDLINCSPNLNARTPGQLLSLTSHLSFGSEKKLHDFGSVSSGQNNGMGSVATGTSHLLQAINKHSLIMELSDSEGDTSLNDAEKTSDSKISGVSPFFSAEEANESITHTCTTNVNPQDSSSSCSFHTCNSADLSKCSPPLESKDGAAAGNAIPSKRRVEFVLDAAPCQGCKMAEQDSSNMATNEGKHLPKIDNAIEASFEFSMVRRRSVDERNRISKGQEDSGVSSRKGDDYSSCHLNLNSESTASSIEKNADNLSQSKEDFSCSDYSRSYNVTNGNEMSGINMNSPFRNLSKHFKRPDFLRGMKRKINLVNRSDNMSSMDTDGCSSSNGSTNTGLTQEIEILNIGSSTPKKRKARSSPIRGVLKVRSLSDDEMPINHLLGPEANVANVVFSTPVSSQKLPRRDGGLLGKLKATRFALPLSIENKKREHATADKMSAIQYHLKLSDDPTMSPINHGAGNLPKTPKNVNINTPFRTPKSVRRGARVSNERILGTPDYLAPELLLKQGHGPAVDWWALGVCFYEFMTGIPPFNDETPQKVFDNILNKNIEWPEGDEALSVESMEAVELLLTMDPNERPAAKEVQQMRHFACIDWENIGNTEPPFVPTPDNPTDTGYFDARNNLQHLQLSNFALED; encoded by the exons ATGGAAAACGCCGATGCGACTTCGCAATCGGATGTCCACATCGACTACAAAACCCCCAAAAAGACCCACTCGCTGATCGACAGTGAGCAGTTGCTGGACAAGATCAATATCCTCACCACCAAGCCGGAGAATCACTCCCAGAATGCCAAG CTTCCCACTATCAAGGATTTTGTCATCATTAAGCCAATCAGCCGCGGCGCCTTCGGAAAAGTCTTCCTTGGCTACAAGAACAACGACTCGAAGCGGCTGTTCGCCATCAAGGTGATGCGCAAGTCGGAGATGATCAACAAGAACATGGTGTCCCAGGTGATCACGGAGCGGAATGCCCTGGCCCTCTCCCGCTCCCAGTTCTGTGTCAGTCTCTTCTACTCCCTGCAATCGCTCTCTTACGTCTATTTGGTGATGGAGTACATGGTGGGCGGGGATCTCAAGTCACTGCTGGCCATGTTTGGGTATTTTGACGAGCCCACGGCCCGGTTCTACGTGGCCGAGATGGTAATGGCGCTGCAGTATCTGCATCAACACGGAATTGTCCACAGAGACATCAAGCCGGACAACATGTTGCTCTCCTCCAGTGGCCATGTGAAGCTCACGGATTTTGGGTTGAGCAAGATCGATATGCGAAGAGATCTGGAAATATCAGACCTTATAAACTGCTCACCGAATTTAAACGCCCGCACGCCTGGCCAGCTTTTGTCGCTTACCTCGCACCTGTCTTTTGGATCAGAGAAGAAACTGCATGACTTCGGTTCTGTTTCAAGTGGACAAAACAACGGAATGGGCTCGGTGGCCACGGGGACATCCCACTTGCTGCAGGCCATCAACAAGCATAGTCTGATAATGGAGCTGTCGGATAGCGAGGGCGACACCTCACTCAATGATGCAGAGAAGACGAGCGATAGCAAGATATCTGGGGTTTCCCCCTTCTTTTCTGCCGAGGAGGCCAATGAATCGATTACTCATACCTGCACTACCAACGTAAAT CCCCAGGATAGCAGCTCGTCTTGTTCGTTTCACACTTGTAACTCGGCTGATCTGAGCAAGTGCTCACCACCACTGGAGTCTAAGGACGGTGCTGCTGCGGGCAATGCGATCCCCAGCAAGCGACGCGTGGAATTCGTCTTGGATGCGGCACCCTGTCAG GGCTGCAAGATGGCCGAGCaagacagcagcaacatggccACCAATGAAGGCAAACATTTGCCCAAGATAGATAACGCAATCGAGGCTTCGTTTGAGTTTTCCATGGTGCGCAGGCGATCGGTCGACGAG CGAAATCGCATTTCAAAGGGGCAGGAGGATTCAGGGGTGTCCAGTCGCAAGGGCGACGACTATTCCAGCTGCCACTTGAATCTGAATAGCGAGAGCACGGCTTCGTCGATTGAGAAGAATGCGGACAACCTAAGCCAGTCCAAGGAGGACTTTAGCTGTTCGGATTACTCGCGCAGTTACAACGTGACCAACGGCAACGAGATGAGTGGCATCAACATGAACTCCCCGTTTCGCAATCTGTCCAAGCACTTTAAGCGCCCCGACTTCCTGCGCGGCATGAAGCGAAAGATCAATCTGGTCAATCGTTCCGACAACATGTCCAGCATGGATACCGATGGCTGCAGTTCGAGCAATGGAAGTACCAACACCGGACTAACGCAGGAAATCGAAATCCTCAATATTGGCAGCAGCACGCCCAAGAAGCGCAAGGCCCGTTCCTCGCCCATCCGGGGTGTGCTAAAGGTGCGCTCTTTATCGGATGACGAAATGCCCATAAATCATCTGCTTGGTCCGGAAGCAAATGTGGCCAATGTGGTCTTCTCTACGCCCGTATCTTCTCAGAAGTTGCCACGTCGGGATGGGGGTCTTCTTGGAAAGCTCAAGGCCACTCGGTTCGCTCTTCCCCTGTCCATTGAGAACAAGAAACGGGAGCATGCGACTGCCGATAAGATGTCAGCCATTCAGTACCATCTGAAACTGTCCGATGATCCCACGATGTCGCCTATCAATCATGGTGCCGGCAATCTACCAAAAACGCCGAAAAACGTTAACATCAATACACCATTCCGGACACCGAAGTCAGTGCGTCGCGGGGCTCGCGTGTCTAATGAGCGCATTTTGGGCACACCCGATTACCTGGCGCCGGAGCTACTGCTGAAGCAAGGTCACGGTCCGGCCGTCGACTGGTGGGCTCTGGGCGTCTGTTTCTACGAGTTCATGACCGGCATTCCACCCTTTAACGACGAGACACCTCAGAAAGTATTTGACAACATTCTGAATAAGA ACATCGAATGGCCAGAAGGTGATGAGGCATTGTCCGTCGAATCCATGGAGGCTGTGGAACTGCTCCTGACCATGGATCCCAATGAGCGACCGGCCGCAAAGGAAGTGCAGCAAATGCGTCACTTTGCCTGCATCGACTGGGAGAACATTGGCAATACCGAGCCGCCATTTGTCCCGACACCAGACAATCCCACTGATACGGGATATTTCGATGCGCGCAACAATCTTCAGCACCTGCAGCTGTCCAACTTTGCCCTAGAAGACTGA
- the LOC6613722 gene encoding CDP-diacylglycerol--glycerol-3-phosphate 3-phosphatidyltransferase, mitochondrial yields MMPYLRRLFSQELSPAAQGDFLGCLQQAPSVLATGFPGAPALESLSWLHNLAPCFPLRGDQIQVIHEPKHFYETLVHRIGQAKRRIVLASLYLGTGQLENAMVQTLRHSLEQQSALRLNVLLDFTRGTRGTLNSKTMLLPLVRDFASQVQLSLYHTPDLRGMTKRLAPPRWNELLGLQHMKVYLFDDAVIISGANLSNDYFTNRQDRYILIEDKPLADFYAQFIERVQEFSLAVAPDASEGLHRNWRILPYEGTKEQFIQLARKRISNLVQETFQLQTQTKDQNPQADTWIFPLLEMGQIGIHHDSVVTKRLLSNCVSGSRLKLATGYFNLTQEYMDTLTHKCLAQCSILMAHPNANGFQGAKGPAGGIPAAYTLIAKSFYESLVRRKQNHRVNFFEYEKPGWTYHAKGLWYYLPEALLPNLTLIGSSNFGERSVNRDLETQVCLVTANKDLSQRLQAEADRLYDLSQTAEREIVQRPVPRWVQAVVRIFRNFF; encoded by the exons ATGATGCCATACCTTCGCCGCCTCTTCAGCCAGGAGCTCTCTCCGGCTGCTCAGGGCGACTTCCTGGGCTGTCTGCAGCAGGCGCCTAGTGTCCTGGCCACCGGATTCCCTGGAGCACCCGCACTGGAGAGCCTAAGTTGGTTACACAACCTAGCGCCGTGCTTCCCGCTGCGAGGCGATCAAATTCAGGTCATCCACGAGCCAAAGCACTTCTACGAAACGCTGGTGCATCGCATCGGTCAGGCCAAACGCCGTATAGTGCTGGCCAGTTTGTACCTGGGCACCGGGCAACTGGAGAACGCCATGGTTCAGACGTTGCGTCACAGCCTGGAGCAACAGTCTGCCCTAAGGCTGAACGTGCTATTGGACTTTACTCGCGGCACGCGGGGCACTCTCAACTCCAAGACCATGTTGCTGCCACTGGTCCGCGACTTTGCCAGCCAAGTGCAGCTCTCCCTGTACCACACCCCTGATCTGCGCGGGATGACAAAGCGACTAGCTCCGCCACGATGGAATGAGCTATTAGGACTACAGCACATGAAGGTCTACCTCTTCGACGATGCCGTGATCATCTCCGGCGCCAATCTGTCCAATGACTACTTCACCAACCGGCAGGATCGATACATACTCATTGAGGACAAACCGTTGGCGGATTTCTATGCGCAGTTCATCGAACGCGTGCAGGAATTTAGTTTGGCAGTGGCGCCAGATGCCAGCGAGGGACTGCACCGCAATTGGCGAATACTGCCGTACGAGGGCACCAAGGAGCAGTTTATCCAGCTTGCGCGGAAGCGTATCTCCAACCTAGTACAGGAGACGTTTCAGCTGCAGACGCAAACTAAAGACCAGAATCCGCAGGCAGACACATGGATTTTTCCGCTGCTTGAGATGGGACAGATCGGCATCCATCACGACAGCGTGGTGACCAAGCGGCTGCTCTCCAATTGCGTGTCTGGATCACGGCTGAAGCTGGCCACCGGGTACTTTAACTTGACGCAGGAGTACATGGACACGCTCACGCACAAGTGTCTGGCCCAATGCAGCATACTGATGGCTCATCCAAAT GCAAACGGCTTTCAGGGTGCCAAAGGACCAGCGGGCGGAATTCCGGCTGCCTACACACTGATAGCCAAGAGTTTCTACGAGAGCCTGGTCCGACGGAAGCAAAACCACCGCGTCAACTTCTTCGAGTACGAGAAGCCCGGCTGGACGTACCATGCTAAAGGTCTGTGGTACTACCTGCCCGAGGCGCTACTGCCCAACCTCACGCTCATAGGCTCTTCGAACTTTGGCGAGCGATCGGTGAACCGCGATCTGGAGACGCAGGTGTGTCTGGTGACGGCTAATAAGGATCTGAGCCAGCGGCTGCAGGCGGAAGCTGACCGGCTATACGATCTGTCACAGACGGCGGAGCGGGAAATCGTCCAACGACCCGTTCCGCGATGGGTCCAGGCCGTCGTTCGCATATTCAGGAATTTCTTCTAG